In Camelina sativa cultivar DH55 chromosome 16, Cs, whole genome shotgun sequence, a single window of DNA contains:
- the LOC104753879 gene encoding calvin cycle protein CP12-3, chloroplastic-like yields MMMSAAAASHVRVLLPLHQQRRSISTGSEIIRLIRTEPRRLKLTIATTATAKYKGTKMREEKLSEMIEEKVKEATEVCQTDEGSEECRVAWDEVEEVSQARSDLRIKLKLLNQDPLESFCQENPETDECSGYFVLDDESDHGYDGHASSLCYFFKGFGSQL; encoded by the exons ATGATGATGTCGGCGGCGGCGGCGAGCCACGTAAGAGTGCTGCTTCCGTTACACCAGCAGCGACGATCTATCTCAACCGGATCAGAGATTATTCGACTGATTCGAACAGAACCGAGGCGATTGAAGCTGACGATAGCAACGACTGCGACTGCCAAGTACAAGGGGACGaaaatgagagaagagaagctatCGGAGATGATAGAGGAGAAAGTGAAGGAAGCGACGGAGGTTTGCCAGACCGACGAGGGATCGGAGGAGTGCAGAGTCGCGTGGGACGAAGTTGAAGAGGTGAGTCAAGCCAGATCAGATCTAAGGATCAAACTGAAGCTACTCAACCAGGATCCTCTCGAGAGTTTCTGCCAAGAGAATCCTGAGACCGACGAGTGTTCAGGATACTTT gttttggatgatgagaGTGATCATGGCTATGATGGAcacgcttcttctctgtgctacTTCTTCAaagg GTTTGGAAGCCAGTTATGA
- the LOC104751554 gene encoding chlorophyll a-b binding protein of LHCII type 1-like, producing the protein MALFQGKVSLSSSYSSFHSLPRLVVPKPLSSRGAVTRSRSTCRASWQELAGVLVFSAIPFTAVKAIANSSLGESLRRRLEEKKKEAVETSSRFKAKAQKARTDSKWYGEERPRWFGPIPYDYPPYLTGELPGDYGFDVAGLGKDRFTFDKYFNFEILHARWAMLAALGALIPEIFDLTGAFHFAEPVWWRVGYSKLQGETLDYLGIPGLHLAGSQGVIVIAICQVLLMVGPEYARYCGIEALEPLGIYLPGDINYPGGTLFDPLNLSEDPVAFEDLKVKEIKNGRLAMVAWLGFYSQAAFTGKGPVQNFVDYVSDPLHNNLVAMLLQT; encoded by the exons ATGGCTCTGTTTCAAGGGAAGGTGTCACTGTCCTCAAGTTATTCGTCGTTTCATTCTCTTCCGAGGTTAGTCGTTCCCAAGCCTCTTAGTAGCAGAGGCGCAGTGACAAGGTCCCGTTCGACTTGCAGAGCTTCGTGGCAAGAG ctcgCCGGAGTATTGGTTTTCTCGGCGATACCTTTCACGGCGGTTAAAGCAATCGCGAACAGCTCATTGGGAGAATCTTTGCGGCGGAGattggaagagaaaaagaaagaagccgTTGAGACTTCTTCAAGATTCAAAGCTAAAGCTCAAAAGGCTAGAACCGACAg CAAGTGGTATGGGGAAGAACGTCCCCGTTGGTTTGGTCCAATCCCATATGATTACCCGCCATACCTTACAGGAGAACTTCCTGGGGATTATGGATTCGACGTTGCTGGACTTGGCAAGGATCGTTTCACTTTTGATAAGTACTTCAA CTTTGAAATACTTCATGCTCGTTGGGCCATGCTTGCAGCGTTGGGTGCTCTAATCCCTGAAATATTTGATCTCACGGGAGCTTTCCATTTTGCTGAACCTGTATGGTGGCGAGTTGGTTACTCGAAGCTTCAG GGAGAAACGTTGGACTACTTGGGCATTCCGGGGCTGCACTTAGCTGGAAGCCAAGGTGTCATTGTAATCGCCATTTGTCAAGTACTCTTGATG GTAGGACCGGAATATGCAAGATACTGTGGCATTGAGGCGTTAGAGCCACTGGGCATATACTTGCCAGGGGACATAAACTATCCCGGAGGGACGCTTTTTGATCCCTTGAACCTCTCTGAGGACCCGGTAGCTTTTGAAGATCTTAAGGTTAAAGAGATTAAAAACGGGAGACTAGCTATGGTCGCATGGCTTGGATTCTATTCACAGGCTGCTTTCACTGGAAAAGGTCctgttcaaaattttgttgactATGTCTCTGATCCCTTACATAACAATCTGGTAGCCATGCTTCTTCAGACATGA